One window of the Primulina eburnea isolate SZY01 unplaced genomic scaffold, ASM2296580v1 ctg1404_ERROPOS370979, whole genome shotgun sequence genome contains the following:
- the LOC140820707 gene encoding uncharacterized protein, whose translation MNCLIWNIRGLRGSESQQRLHAFVKEKQIKVLAVLEPLIDLDPRFMTRRLGFSGVISNLSGHIWVFFAADVRAECVFDHAQFLHIRVSASFLPTEIFCSFVYARCDYVQRRDLWASLLLVKPVLGPWLVGGDFNVVRDASECLGSRGGRLLPMEEFNTFILDSGLIDAGFEGSSFTWTNKTIWKRLDRVLVSVDWGDHFSSIRVEHLARTVSDHCPLLVTAPVFARGPSSFRFQRMWDRHHGFLQTVRLNWNQPCSLSGMPRLFAKMKRLKHHLRWWNRYVFGNIFDRLTEAERAVRSAEDVCEADPSDANWTSLSDRNEDLARITAMEADFWKQKAACHWLEDGERNTRLFHNMVRKKRVANKIFRIWENGVCLTIFLPREPSALDCPDFSGFSSVISAVENDGIAAIPSLEEVRATVFSIHPDSVAGPDGFSSAFFQHCWEIVHQDVFGAVLDFFQGSPMPQGFTATTITLIPKVEGARAWSDFRPISLCNVTNKIISKLLYSRLRDVVERLVSPNQSGFVPGRMISDNILLAQELTHSITLPTRGGNVILKLDMAKAYDRVQWHFLFDVLRHFGFSERVVALVSACISHCHFSVNINGSLSGFFGSTRGLRQGDPLSPLLFVLGAEYLSRGLDRLYLQHPALRYRSDCDILISHLAYADDVIIFACGGTRGMQRLVDFLHHYENCSGQRVNAAKSSLILPPRCSGRLRSRLLRITGFAEGHLPLKYLGVPLYRSNRTCSLFEPLLQSVRRKLEGWEIRTLSPGSRMTLIRSVLLSMPIYLFQVVQPPLAVMEKLERAFNAFLWGSRPLERKWHWARWSRACLPVLEGGLGFRRLKDLVECFSIKLWFRFRQGSSLWARFLFRKYCRLDAPACVPARVSISPIWRRLLRIRPRAEPGIRWRVGLGDVSFWDDTWFGDVPLSSRCVVRGGRDVRVSHFLSEGPWDFDRLCAVVAPSVAEEIVLIPVLSGDPDLARWIHSSDGAFSVRSAWELIRQRAPSSDIFRPCWGSWLRPTMSFFLWRFWHQWLPVDEVLQRRGFALASRCQCCDMSETLTHIFIRSPVARSVWHFFGAVFRVRIPDTEDFSLFLSAWKRDLVWSRGGHVREFLPCIVLWFLWTARNDAKHRHLPISGETVKFQILSYLRLAHSARTVKPRHWLGVFHVARLLGISVALHRFHRTAIVRWLRPPSGCFKLNVDGSSRGISGDSSAGGVVRDDSGRVVLSFSEFIGAGSSLRAELWAVWRGLLLCSDHSFFPLWIELDSLTSIQLIRSRRCCWGLDHIISRIVVLLRGRSVHISHIFREGNSVADALAARVLLLRGFIFSPVLPVWCEWAQTLAHYMFGLLGIGWALALTLLVLFFGPLIFPGALFLFGPLFGPLLVPGGRLLQFLLARRLSSFTGVYWMSWWFQGFFPDDPLHGYDTFVRFILQMLDIFCSGWIAIFILLFYRHCTVISWPYLILTAGIHTVTRFQIRVVLTYWILQGDGLEMRISSWILHSSPSYHLVFFGVLTLSAARI comes from the exons ATGAATTGTTTAATCTGGAATATCCGGGGACTTCGCGGTTCGGAGTCCCAGCAGAGGCTTCATGCCTTTGTGAAGGAGAAACAGATTAAGGTTTTGGCTGTTTTGGAGCCCTTGATTGATCTGGATCCGAGATTCATGACTCGCCGTTTGGGGTTTTCTGGAGTCATCTCTAATCTCTCCGGTCATATCTGGGTATTTTTTGCTGCTGATGTGAGGGCGGAGTGTGTTTTTGATCATGCTCAGTTCCTTCACATCAGAGTCTCTGCCTCTTTCTTGCCGACAGAGATATTTTGTTCTTTTGTCTATGCTAGATGTGATTATGTTCAGCGTAGGGATCTTTGGGCTTCTTTGCTTTTGGTTAAGCCTGTTTTGGGTCCCTGGCTGGTTGGGGGCGACTTTAATGTTGTCAGGGATGCGTCTGAGTGCTTGGGCTCCCGTGGTGGTAGGTTGCTACCCATGGAGGAGTTCAACACTTTTATTCTTGATTCTGGCTTGATCGATGCTGGTTTTGAGGGGTCTTCGTTCACTTGGACGAATAAGACCATTTGGAAGCGGTTGGACAGGGTCTTGGTTTCTGTTGATTGGGGAGATCATTTCAGCTCGATTCGGGTTGAACATCTCGCTCGTACTGTTTCGGATCACTGTCCGCTTTTGGTTACCGCCCCTGTTTTTGCCCGTGGGCCGAGCTCGTTTCGCTTCCAGCGTATGTGGGATAGGCACCATGGTTTTTTGCAGACTGTGAGGCTTAATTGGAATCAGCCTTGCAGTCTGAGCGGCATGCCTCGGCTTTTTGCCAAGATGAAGCGTCTCAAGCATCACCTTCGGTGGTGGAATCGGTATGTTTTTGGTAACATCTTTGATAGACTCACTGAGGCTGAGAGGGCTGTTCGTTCAGCTGAGGATGTTTGTGAGGCCGACCCTTCTGACGCGAATTGGACTTCCCTGTCCGATCGCAATGAGGATCTGGCTCGTATCACCGccatggaggcggatttttggAAACAGAAAGCGGCTTGCCATTGGCTTGAGGATGGTGAGCGGAACACCAGACTCTTCCATAATATGGTGAGGAAAAAGCGCGTGGCGAATAAAATTTTCCGCATATGGGAGAATGGGGTTTGTCTGAC GATCTTCTTACCGAGGGAGCCCTCTGCGCTCGATTGCCCTGATTTTTCGGGTTTTTCCTCGGTTATCTCTGCCGTGGAGAATGATGGTATTGCTGCGATTCCCTCTTTGGAGGAGGTCCGCGCGACCGTCTTCTCCATTCACCCTGATAGCGTTGCTGGCCCTGATGGCTTTTCCTCGGCGTTCTTTCAGCATTGCTGGGAGATTGTCCATCAGGATGTTTTTGGTGCTGTTCTTGATTTTTTCCAGGGTTCTCCTATGCCTCAGGGCTTTACCGCCACCACGATCACTCTTATTCCCAAAGTCGAGGGTGCACGCGCCTGGTCGGACTTCCGTCCGATCAGCCTGTGCAATGTCACGAACAAAATCATCTCTAAGCTGTTGTACTCTCGGTTGAGGGATGTGGTGGAGAGACTTGTTTCCCCGAATCAGAGTGGCTTCGTTCCGGGTCGGATGATCTCCGATAATATTCTCCTTGCCCAGGAGCTCACTCACAGCATTACTCTCCCCACTCGTGGTGGTAATGTCATATTGAAGTTGGATATGGCCAAGGCCTATGATCGGGTCCAGTGGCATTTCCTCTTTGACGTTTTGAGACATTTTGGTTTTTCAGAGCGTGTCGTGGCTTTGGTTTCGGCCTGTATTTCCCATTGTCATTTCTCCGTGAACATCAATGGTTCGCTATCGGGGTTTTTTGGTTCCACCAGAGGCCTCCGGCAGGGCGATCCATTGTCTCCCCTTCTCTTCGTTTTGGGGGCGGAGTATCTTTCTCGTGGCCTTGACCGCCTCTACCTGCAGCATCCTGCGCTCAGGTACCGTTCTGATTGTGATATTTTGATTTCCCATCTGGCTTACGCTGATGATGTCATTATTTTTGCCTGTGGTGGGACACGTGGTATGCAGCGCCTTGTTGATTTTCTGCATCACTACGAGAACTGTTCGGGGCAGCGGGTGAATGCTGCCAAGAGTTCTTTGATTTTGCCTCCGAGGTGCTCTGGGCGCCTCCGCTCCCGGCTTTTGCGCATCACTGGGTTCGCCGAGGGTCATCTGCCCCTCAAGTACCTCGGAGTTCCCCTTTATCGGAGTAATCGCACATGCTCCCTTTTTGAGCCCCTCCTACAGTCTGTTCGTAGGAAGTTAGAGGGTTGGGAGATTCGGACCCTTTCCCCGGGGAGCCGCATGACCCTGATACGTAGCGTGCTCCTCTCCATGCCGATTTATCTGTTTCAGGTGGTTCAGCCACCTCTGGCTGTCATGGAGAAGCTTGAGCGGGCCTTCAATGCCTTCCTCTGGGGGTCGAGACCCTTGGAAAGGAAGTGGCACTGGGCCCGGTGGTCCCGGGCTTGCCTCCCCGTGCTTGAGGGGGGACTCGGATTCCGCAGATTGAAAGATCTCGTGGAATGTTTCTCTATCAAATTATGGTTTAGATTTCGGCAGGGCTCTTCTTTATGGGCGAGATTCCTTTTCCGAAAGTATTGCCGGCTGGATGCTCCTGCCTGTGTCCCCGCCCGTGTTTCTATTTCCCCCATTTGGCGTCGTCTCCTCAGGATTCGCCCTCGCGCGGAGCCTGGCATTCGCTGGCGAGTTGGTCTCGGAGATGTTTCCTTTTGGGATGACACTTGGTTTGGGGACGTTCCTTTGTCCTCCCGGTGTGTGGTCCGCGGGGGCCGTGATGTTCgggtctctcattttctttctgaGGGGCCCTGGGATTTTGATCGCCTCTGTGCGGTTGTTGCTCCTTCGGTTGCCGAGGAGATTGTTTTGATTCCTGTTCTTTCGGGTGACCCTGATCTGGCACGATGGATCCATAGCTCCGATGGTGCTTTCTCTGTGAGATCTGCTTGGGAGCTGATCCGTCAGCGTGCTCCGTCTTCTGATATATTCCGCCCGTGTTGGGGGAGCTGGTTGAGGCCTACCATGTCGTTCTTCCTCTGGAGATTCTGGCATCAATGGCTCCCAGTTGATGAGGTGCTCCAGCGCCGGGGTTTTGCGTTAGCCTCGAGATGTCAGTGTTGTGATATGTCTGAGACACTCACACACATATTCATTCGCAGCCCGGTTGCTCGGTCTGTCTGGCACTTCTTTGGCGCCGTGTTTCGGGTTCGTATTCCCGACACTGAGGATTTCAGTTTGTTCCTCAGTGCGTGGAAGAGAGATTTGGTCTGGTCCCGGGGGGGCCATGTGCGGGAGTTTCTTCCCTGCATTGTCCTGTGGTTCCTCTGGACTGCGCGGAACGATGCTAAGCACCGTCATCTTCCTATCTCTGGGGAGACGGTGAAGTTTCAGATTTTGTCTTACTTGCGTCTCGCCCACTCTGCGCGTACTGTCAAGCCCAGACATTGGCTGGGTGTGTTTCATGTGGCGAGATTGCTGGGTATTTCGGTTGCTCTCCACAGATTTCATAGGACGGCGATTGTTCGCTGGCTGCGGCCGCCGTCCGGGTGCTTCAAGCTTAATGTGGATGGGAGCTCGCGTGGTATATCTGGGGACTCCTCTGCTGGTGGCGTTGTTCGGGATGATTCCGGGAGGGTCGTGCTCTCATTCAGCGAGTTCATCGGAGCTGGGTCTTCTCTCCGGGCTGAGCTTTGGGCGGTTTGGAGGGGTCTTCTCCTTTGTTCGGATCATTCTTTCTTCCCTCTTTGGATCGAGCTTGATTCTCTGACTTCTATTCAGCTCATTCGTTCCCGTCGATGTTGCTGGGGTCTTGATCACATtatatccaggattgttgtccTTTTGAGGGGGCGGTCTGTTCATATTTCGCATATATTTCGGGAGGGTAATTCGGTGGCGGATGCGTTGGCGGCGAGG GTACTGTTACTTAGGGGGTTTATCTTTTCCCCCGTTTTGCCAGTCTGGTGTGAGTGGGCCCAGACACTCGCACACTACATGTTTGGTCTCCTCGGGATTGGGTGGGCTCTCGCACTTACCCTCTTGGTGCTCTTCTTTGGCCCTCTCATATTCCCTGGAGCGCTATTTCTGTTTGGGCCTCTCTTTGGTCCACTTCTGGTCCCTGGCGGGCGTTTACTGCAGTTTCTCCTTGCCCGCCGTCTCAGCTCTTTTACAGGAGTTTACTGGATGTCGTGGTGGTTCCAGGGATTCTTTCCGGACGATCCTCTTCATGGTTATGATACCTTCGTCAGATTTATACTTCAGATGCTGGATATTTTTTGTTCTGGCTGGATTGCGATCTTCATTTTGCTCTTCTATCGTCATTGTACAGTGATTTCCTGGCCTTATCTTATTTTGACTGCTGGGATTCATACAGTTACTCGGTTTCAGATTAGAGTCGTTTTGACATATTGGATTCTTCAGGGTGATGGCTTAGAGATGAGAATTTCTTCATGGATTCTGCACTCATCTCCCAGTTATCATTTGGTCTTCTTCGGCGTGTTGACTCTTAGCGCAGCTCGTATTTGA